The Megachile rotundata isolate GNS110a chromosome 3, iyMegRotu1, whole genome shotgun sequence genome includes a window with the following:
- the LOC100875383 gene encoding uncharacterized protein LOC100875383 isoform X1 yields MIVRSSSTGKTKVKRPQLITIMEASKSAQKDVHTDRREYERPQPIKIAQLLGLSENLKSIQKDSVRKRIEPERLGAYSNTKSTRKNGKQNGAGTYIQSVNVQKCVRRNLDFNEYPTNSLKNSHENNIQSNKFTSNKSSDKKCSDSLRKKSLLLPPNTIKEKHLQKCTDKIKRHSKISGIPTKIVHSDKKGANQKEHKKVKAVNNLSPNNKSFNNNSTVLFDGVKPFNGQTDSTEPPKHVKAKYTDTNHVQCFEASPNVSECDISFQCTSNKKITNNENQSLTQYKLSEERFILNEANLEKECSVKEKKEEGERIQNICDNLQNTKLVDSENASSEMIYINKNKLMNLEHDLQNLLSTTEENVLKLKSMLMYIKNLNENITLPDADAEKKHIELDKINNIMVDKEVQVESCSNLIQYSGEILRTPILHTPQITVTNILSINRNQSIRNVENDRENYEFINRRRTSDGDGSFLELENQLNIQHTKSTQDPFYLQKTPVITRYEQKQKRSLREYMALKSTMKFLETPDGKKFNPLRQIDNIDNSVLNATYISNKILKDLHNLYSESPDS; encoded by the exons ATGATTGTTAGATCTAGTTCTACG ggCAAAACTAAAGTTAAACGTCCgcaattaataacaataatggaAGCTTCAAAATCAGCGCAAAAAGATGTCCACACGGATAGAAGAG AGTATGAAAGGCCACAACCAATTAAAATTGCACAATTACTCGGActgtctgaaaatttaaaaagtattcaAAAAGATAGTG TTCGCAAAAGAATAGAACCAGAAAGACTAGGTGCATACTCAAATACGAAGAGCACAAGAAAGAATGGTAAACAAAATG GAGCAGGTACGTATATCCAATCTGTGAACGTACAAAAATGTGTACGTAGAAATCTTGATTTTAATGAATATCCAACTAATTCTTTGAAAAACAGTCATGAAAATAACATACaatcaaataaatttacatcTAATAAATCAAGTGATAAAAAATGTTCTGATTCACTTAGAAAAAAAAGTTTATTATTGCCTCCAAATACTATAAAAGAGAaacatttacaaaaatgtaCTGATAAGATAAAACGACATTCAAAAATATCTGGAATACCAACCAAAATTGTGCATTCAGATAAAAAAGGCGCTAATCAAAAAGAACATAAAAAAGTTAAGGCTGTCAATAATTTATCACCAAATAATAAATCTTTCAATAATAATTCTACTGTATTGTTTGATGGTGTGAAACCATTTAATGGACAAACTGATTCTACTGAACCTCCCAAACATGTAAAAGCAAAATATACAGATACGAACCATGTACAATGCTTTGAAGCTTCCCCCAATGTATCAGAATGTGATATTTCTTTTCAATGTACatctaataaaaaaattacaaataatgagAATCAATCACTTACACAATATAAGCTATCAGAGGAAAGATTTATTTTGAATGAAGCTAATTTAGAAAAAGAATGCTCtgtaaaagagaaaaaagaagaaggtgaacgtatacaaaatatatgtgATAACTTACAAAATACAAAACTGGTAGATTCTGAAAATGCTTCGTCTGAAATGatttacattaataaaaataagcttATGAATCTGGAACATGATTTACAAAACTTGTTAAGTACAACTGaagaaaatgtattaaaattaaaatcaatgttaatgtatattaaaaatttgaatgaaaatatTACGCTACCTGATGCTGATGCAGAAAAAAAACATATTGAATtggacaaaattaataatataatggtAGACAAAGAAGTTCAAGTAGAAAGTTGTTCGAATTTAATACAGTATTCAGGAGAAATTTTAAGAACACCTATTCTACATACTCCACAAATTACTGTAACAAATATATTGTCTATAAATAGAAATCAGTCAATTCGTAATGTTGAAAATGATAGAGagaattatgaatttattaatagaAGAAGAACATCTGATGGAGATGGAAGTTTTCTAGAATTAGAAAACCAACTTAATATTCAACATACAAAATCCACTCAAGATCCTTTCTATTTGCAAAAAACTCCTGTCATTACAAGATATGAACAAAAACAGAAACGATCTCTCAGAGAATATATGGCTCTAAAATCAActatgaaatttttagaaactcCAGATGGTAAAAAATTCAATCCTTTGCGTCAAATAGACAACATAGATAATTCTGTTCTTAATGCTAcatatatatctaataaaatacTTAAAGACCTTCATAATTTGTACTCTGAATCACCAGATTcttaa
- the LOC100875383 gene encoding uncharacterized protein LOC100875383 isoform X2, translating to MEASKSAQKDVHTDRREYERPQPIKIAQLLGLSENLKSIQKDSVRKRIEPERLGAYSNTKSTRKNGKQNGAGTYIQSVNVQKCVRRNLDFNEYPTNSLKNSHENNIQSNKFTSNKSSDKKCSDSLRKKSLLLPPNTIKEKHLQKCTDKIKRHSKISGIPTKIVHSDKKGANQKEHKKVKAVNNLSPNNKSFNNNSTVLFDGVKPFNGQTDSTEPPKHVKAKYTDTNHVQCFEASPNVSECDISFQCTSNKKITNNENQSLTQYKLSEERFILNEANLEKECSVKEKKEEGERIQNICDNLQNTKLVDSENASSEMIYINKNKLMNLEHDLQNLLSTTEENVLKLKSMLMYIKNLNENITLPDADAEKKHIELDKINNIMVDKEVQVESCSNLIQYSGEILRTPILHTPQITVTNILSINRNQSIRNVENDRENYEFINRRRTSDGDGSFLELENQLNIQHTKSTQDPFYLQKTPVITRYEQKQKRSLREYMALKSTMKFLETPDGKKFNPLRQIDNIDNSVLNATYISNKILKDLHNLYSESPDS from the exons atggaAGCTTCAAAATCAGCGCAAAAAGATGTCCACACGGATAGAAGAG AGTATGAAAGGCCACAACCAATTAAAATTGCACAATTACTCGGActgtctgaaaatttaaaaagtattcaAAAAGATAGTG TTCGCAAAAGAATAGAACCAGAAAGACTAGGTGCATACTCAAATACGAAGAGCACAAGAAAGAATGGTAAACAAAATG GAGCAGGTACGTATATCCAATCTGTGAACGTACAAAAATGTGTACGTAGAAATCTTGATTTTAATGAATATCCAACTAATTCTTTGAAAAACAGTCATGAAAATAACATACaatcaaataaatttacatcTAATAAATCAAGTGATAAAAAATGTTCTGATTCACTTAGAAAAAAAAGTTTATTATTGCCTCCAAATACTATAAAAGAGAaacatttacaaaaatgtaCTGATAAGATAAAACGACATTCAAAAATATCTGGAATACCAACCAAAATTGTGCATTCAGATAAAAAAGGCGCTAATCAAAAAGAACATAAAAAAGTTAAGGCTGTCAATAATTTATCACCAAATAATAAATCTTTCAATAATAATTCTACTGTATTGTTTGATGGTGTGAAACCATTTAATGGACAAACTGATTCTACTGAACCTCCCAAACATGTAAAAGCAAAATATACAGATACGAACCATGTACAATGCTTTGAAGCTTCCCCCAATGTATCAGAATGTGATATTTCTTTTCAATGTACatctaataaaaaaattacaaataatgagAATCAATCACTTACACAATATAAGCTATCAGAGGAAAGATTTATTTTGAATGAAGCTAATTTAGAAAAAGAATGCTCtgtaaaagagaaaaaagaagaaggtgaacgtatacaaaatatatgtgATAACTTACAAAATACAAAACTGGTAGATTCTGAAAATGCTTCGTCTGAAATGatttacattaataaaaataagcttATGAATCTGGAACATGATTTACAAAACTTGTTAAGTACAACTGaagaaaatgtattaaaattaaaatcaatgttaatgtatattaaaaatttgaatgaaaatatTACGCTACCTGATGCTGATGCAGAAAAAAAACATATTGAATtggacaaaattaataatataatggtAGACAAAGAAGTTCAAGTAGAAAGTTGTTCGAATTTAATACAGTATTCAGGAGAAATTTTAAGAACACCTATTCTACATACTCCACAAATTACTGTAACAAATATATTGTCTATAAATAGAAATCAGTCAATTCGTAATGTTGAAAATGATAGAGagaattatgaatttattaatagaAGAAGAACATCTGATGGAGATGGAAGTTTTCTAGAATTAGAAAACCAACTTAATATTCAACATACAAAATCCACTCAAGATCCTTTCTATTTGCAAAAAACTCCTGTCATTACAAGATATGAACAAAAACAGAAACGATCTCTCAGAGAATATATGGCTCTAAAATCAActatgaaatttttagaaactcCAGATGGTAAAAAATTCAATCCTTTGCGTCAAATAGACAACATAGATAATTCTGTTCTTAATGCTAcatatatatctaataaaatacTTAAAGACCTTCATAATTTGTACTCTGAATCACCAGATTcttaa